The Scleropages formosus chromosome 11, fSclFor1.1, whole genome shotgun sequence genome window below encodes:
- the LOC108941042 gene encoding cocaine- and amphetamine-regulated transcript protein-like, with amino-acid sequence MESSRLWGKAAVCALIFFVLAGAQSRDSELELDLEERALRNLYPKDPNPANEKQLLGALQEVLEKLQTKRIPPWEKKFGQVPTCDVGKQCAVRKGARIGKMCDCPRGTFCNFFLLKCL; translated from the exons ATGGAGAGCTCCAGACTGTGGGGCAAAGCTGCGGTTTGCGCCCTGATCTTCTTCGTGCTCGCCGGCGCGCAAAGCCGCGATTCGGAGCTGGAGCTGGACTTGGAGGAACGAGCCCTAAGAAACTTGTACCCCAAAGACCCGAACCCGGCCAACGAAAAACAGCTT CTTGGAGCTCTGCAAGAAGTCCTGGAAAAGCTGCAGACTAAACGAATTCCACCTTGGGAAAAGAAATTCGGACAAGTGCCCACG tgtgACGTGGGGAAGCAGTGCGCTGTGAGGAAAGGAGCCCGAATCGGCAAAATGTGCGACTGTCCACGTGGGACTTTTTGCAACTTTTTCCTGCTGAAGTGCTtgtaa